The Clupea harengus chromosome 13, Ch_v2.0.2, whole genome shotgun sequence DNA window CTCATTTGGGCCTGGATGTGGCTAACGAGCCGTGTACGTCACTTGGACTGGCATAACAAACCATGTATGTCACCGCTGTTTCCTCATCGTAGTGCACCGACCATGAGTCTGTTAAAAGATGCTTGTGCAGTGAAGTAATTCACACGTGACACATGTTTGGTTGCTCATCAAAATACAGTTTTATCATATTTTGTTCATGGTTCATTTTCTGGAGCAACTATAGAGCGTCTATGTAATtgtacaaaataaatgtctGCTAAACCTCTGTTACCAAATAAGGCATGCATTCCTCATTACCTGGGGCTAAAATACACTGTACAGGTATTCTCATGGTAGAACTCACAAAAACGTATcttcgcaacacacacacacacccatccactgTAAATGTATCATTCAACTTGCCTAGCCTCGAAAGCAGAAGGATTATAGTACGGTAGTGCCCACTCTGGGCTTGTGCCTGGTTACTTGCTGCACAGCAAAAAGAAAGGGGCAGCATAGAGACATAAGGAAACACATGGTGCTCCTTGAAATAATtgtagaaatatatatatatatatatatatatatatataaacacacacacacacacatatatatatatatacgcatatatatatatatatatgtatatgcatatatgctatatatatagtatatatgtatgtactgtatatgtacagaTTTGTCAAATGTTATTGATTTCCAATGAGTGCAGagttttccctctttttttatgGACAGGTTTGGCTGGGCAAAGGCAGGAAATGttccacacacattcagatcctATCTGCTTTGGTGCATGGATGGTTCTTCTATTGTGCAAATGAGGCAGAGAAGCCTGAGTGGATCTTGGATATCTGAcactggaggggtggggggggggggggggggggtggagtgttGATGTGTGGGAGAGCAGCCGTGACTTGGGGGGATGTTGATGGTCAGACAGCTCACCATACAAGGGCAGAACTCACCCTGGGTCCAGCTGAGaactccaccaatcagagaggGTATGTGATTTATCATCTGAAACCGCTGGGAGGCTTTCTGTATTATTGGAGTCTCGTTTTTTTGCAAAgcaaaactacatttcccatctcCCATCTCTAGTGACATTTCACTCAGTCATGACAACACTCCcatcaaatacaaaaataaaataaataatatacataCGGGGTCAAAGATATTCAATTCTCTGTGTCTAGACATCTTCCCTTTTgctttatatatactgtacagccacacacaaatgtttacaGCAGCCTTACAATACATTGTTTTAAAATATCTGAAAATAGACTCAAGTCACGAGGATAGCCCgcctcctacatacacacacacacacacgcacacacacacagacacagacacacagacacagacacagacacagacacacacacacacacacacacacacactaacacacacacacaaacacatataaaccAAGTGAAAAAGGCCGTCAAAGATGGAATAATGTTTGTGACCAAACGCCCTGCGAAGGTATGGAGCTCGGAACCATCTTCTCCCCATTGGTGTGGAGGAGAAAgtgacaggaggggaggggaggggaggggaggggagacaagCAGAGTCAAGGCTGCGACAGTCAGGCTGTagaagcagcagtggcagcagggaGGGAAAGTCGGTGGAGGgcggaggtcagaggtcagccaTGGACGCTCAGCTCTGCTGCTTCTCTTGCTCGCGCATGCGGCAGCCCACGGCCGTGATGAGGGCAGCACCCTTGCCGCTGCCGTCCTCCGACAGCAGGAAGTTGACACTGCACTTGGGGGCGAGCTCGATCACTGTCTGGTTCATGATCCCAGAGAAGCTGCGGGGCAGAGGAGGATACACACAGGTGACTGTCAGAatcacacaatctctcacaaCCTCTTCTCTAACACATGCACTCAATCACTGACAGACTTCCACACAGTAAAATGTGCTTTCAAATGTGCTCTGAGCACAATCACAAATGTCAAGCACCTTCTGAGGTACTAAATTAGCCACAGGAACTTGTAATGAACTGGATAGTTTACTGTATTAAACTAAACTACTAAAATCAAGCATGGGTGACATTGGGTGTTCCCACATATGATGGCATGCAAAGCACTTGACAATGCTCTTTCAATTTAAACTGATGATAACTTCATGTTGGACATACTGTGGATGGAGCTTGTAGAGAGTGCCATCCACCCCCACTGTGACGTTCAGATGGTCCAGTCCTCGGTTCTCACGGATCTTGTCGACCACGGCGGCCATTCCGGCTCCGCAGATCTGAGCAGCACGACGGGAAACAGTGCCACACACTTCCTTCACGATGATACTGTCATCGCAGGTGCTGTCCAGGCCCAGGTGCTGCAGGATGCTCCTCACTTGCAGTAGAGCAAGACGGTCACTAGAGGGAGACAGGACATTTGACTTGAtgctgataatgatgatgagggGTATTTAGAATATTCATTACATACAATCTAGATGCGCATGGCTACAATGTTATGTATTAAGCGCTgaattaaaatgtaataatgtgtgtgaaagggactaTAACAAGTTCTTGTAAGAAAAAATATTCAGAAAAAAAGACTACTTAAAGAACCTTGTATAGTTTTACAGTTGTTTACAAACAATACCTACCTCTCAATTTGAGAGAGGAACTTGGTTTCAAAGATTCCCCGGGTTTTCAGGGTCTCTGAAATCTGGCCTCGGAAAAGGAAGCCTCGCTTTGTCAAGTCGATCAGGATATTCCGTACAATCTCCCCCAGGTACATCCCACTGCACATCTTCTCATACCTGAAGGAGTCATACACATAGGCTTACAAAAAATGCACACAATAATGTTATGAAATGGAGATAACCCCTAAAAGTCACAGTAACAACTCAACTGGAAACCCTTTAGGTTTCCTGGGATTTCAGTCTGAAAGGAGAACAACATTTGAATGCTCCCATGATATAACTGAGCGCAATGACTGTAGACTGTGGAAGCTTAGCTGGAGGGCTAAATGGTGCAAGACTGACCTCTGTTTGCCTGCGTTGAGGGATAACTCATCCACGGCTCTGTCGTACTGCGTCCTGATGTCGTCCAGGCACCCATTGTCTCCAAAGCCGCCCCATTCCATGTTAACACACATCCTTCCCTCATTTCCTTCGACCGTCTCAATGTTCTTCATTTCCTCCATGTAGCAAGCATTGCTGCCAGTCCCTGAAATATCACAGCACAACAGTCAGGATAGTGCAACAAATCAAGGCATGGGGGTATTCTAGACTGCACTAGTTTTCCGAAAATGACAtgctatttctttctttttgaaaagataataacattttatttttatattttatctttatctttatatTATACTGTATTAGTTTCACTTGAAACAGAAGAATTTATGCTTTTGTTAAAATAATAAGGTAGCTTAGAATGAAAGCTAAAAAGCATACAAGGAAGTGATATCAGTCAGCATATTATGATGGGTCGTGACAAAAGTGTCTGTGATATTAAAGAGTAGAATTGTTTTACTCCAGGTGTGTTTTGAAACTGACCTGCAATCAGTCCAATCTCGCACGTGGGCTCCTCATATGCACATGTCATCATTGTGCCAACAGTGTCATTCACAACGGCCACCACATCAAGGTCAAACTCCTGATTGTGATGTAGGCAAGAGGTAGAGTTACATGAAGCTGTTGATGTACAAGGTTTGACCTCCATCATCATTGTTATTGCTCAAAAGTGGCTGTTCACTTTATTTTTGTTGTCACAAAAGCTTCTTGTGGTCTCTGCAATATTATTACGAATCTTATAGGTACACAAATAGGAGATATACTTAAGACCTGAATGTTTCAAAGATTTGCTATTTGAAGGAACATTCAAACAACTTTTCAATTGATGGCCATGGCTGCACACTGTTTGGTGGAATGTCATGTCGATGAAGTCATTAGATTAATCTTTTATGAACCATACAGACAACTACAGGGGATTATGGATGTAATGGACTCCACACTTATAATGGATTTGGATACAACAGACTCCCAGTGCATTGCTATTATTTGAGTCAGGCGTTAAAAGAGTTCTGTAACAAAAACATTGGAGAGAGCACTGAGTCTATCTTGCGGAGCTGTCTGCTCCCCCACAGGCCATGCGGTACAGCTCTGTTATAACGTAATGGAAGATTActgcccctccccacccccacaatAATTTTCAGGGAAATCTGGATGTTGCACAATGACTCACCTCCCTCCTCTTAATGCCTTCCCTCAGCAGCCCCACCACGTCCTCCCCCTCACAGTCAGTGGCTTTGAAACCTTTTGTCCAGTTAACAAGAACGCcctgagacacagacaaacacacacaaatgtgaagGACTCAGACAGGACATGACAGACTGTACAGCTTAATCCCAATCCATACGAGTGCTGTTGGTAACATTGACTGGTAAAGTGTTACATTTGAACTTTAAAGAATTATGGGTGGAAATCCACATCAAAAGCTGAAAATAATGTATGTGATTGGTATCTTTAAAACAGTGATATAAACACTAGGTCAATGAGACCCTAATTACTTTCATGTAGAAATGCTTTGCCAACTAGGCTTAGGCTTAGAGTAATGTCAGCTTACCGCATCCAGGCTATTCTGCTTGCAAGGGAAGGAGAAAGTGAATCCAAGAGGCAAGCGGGCATTCTTCATGCCCATGTAGTCCAGGAAGTCAGATATGCAGTGAACAATGTGGTCAAAAAGCTGGGAAACAAAATGGCCGACATGTTAAAAAAGTTCATGCAGTTCATGCAGTTTTGAGTAAATAAGGATAAACATGTTAGTTTGAATGGTGGAAAGTGTATTTTAAAATTGTACTGTTAATTTAGTCTACAGCTTGCATCGTATGTCATGTGGCATGTTGGGAGAAGATCCTGTGgacccctcacctcctctccagtTCCCTGCATGATCTCCTGTGGAATGGCATAAATTTTGTTGTGCATTTCCACAGTCCTCCTCTTGCCACTGCGAATCTTCACCAAGAGCACTCTGAAGTTCGTCCCACCCAGATCCAGAGCTAAGAAGTCTCCATTCTCTGCAAAGTACATTGCAAGTAGTCTTTGAAATAAATATCATCAATGAACAaccgctcctgatgtgcaggttggcaacttagatagtagcctcatCCATCTGTGTAttaatgggtagatgtctgaggcattcatctgtaaagcactttgagtgctctatgagtagaaaagcgatATATAAATGCAATTCATTTACCATTTGACCCTTTAAAAGGACATTCATGATATTTAACCTTACCTAACCATTATGTAATGAAATCATTTCCACTCCAATTGCTGTGCGTTATTAACGTTGACATTGAAGAGGCTGATTGAAGGGCACCTGGAAATAAATAACCCTGATGACCTCAATCAGCCCCCAAAGTCTTAAAATACATAATGTCATGTGCTGTCATGGAGTAAGCCAAGGATTCCTAGCTCGTAATCAGGGGCTTTACATCTGCCAGAATGTGTAGGCACAACTGCACAGGTGCTGTCTTGTAAGATGAGCCTAATGGCATGCTTTAGCATTGCACTTGACGTCTTTGACATGGTGTCTGCTAAAGTAAAATTGAGTAGTTTTTCATCTCCATATTTACCGCTTCGTCTGCCCATCATTCTACTATGAAGCAGAGTATATTTTTTGCATCAATCCTTGCTCAGTGTTTCCCACCCATTGAAGGATGATGTTTCATTATTTATTGGGGGTGTACCAATTCAactacattacattatattacatCTTCATTATGAGTTAAGTTATACAGCCATGATGTTATGCCATGGTGGGCCTATCTGAAAAGCCATTATAGCAGGAGACTACCCTGTGCTTCTTACCTGACCCGTCAGGAGTCTGGAGAACGTATGTTGGCAGCATCTTGACGGTGGCCTTGTCCTGCGTCTTCTTTCCCAGACCGTTTTCAATCTCCACCCTCATTCTCCTCTTCACTTCCAGCAGCTGGTCTTTGGTGAGTCGGAACTGATCCAGAGTTTCCTCAATCTGCCGGGTCTGGTCGGCTAACCGATAAGCCCAGGCAGTTACCATGGCAGCCCCTTTGCCGCTGCCGCTCTCCGAAAGGAGGAAACGGACGTCAGAGTCGGGCACCAGCCGGCGGACGGTCTTGTGTAGGCGACGGGAATACCTGTTACAAGGTGCAAGGGAAGAGCGACCAAATAGGATCAGACAGGACATATGCCTGATGATATGTGACTGGATAAATATGAGTCCAAGGAACCGTATCTTATCTGTTCAGATATACATTATCAGCATCCTTAGGTGCAATGTTTAGACCTAGCTTTGTCATTAATGAATACAAATGCTAAAGGTAATAGTATAACTTTAGAAATGGCAATTATGTAATTCCAAAGGCAGAATGGAAAGACACAATCATTCAATATTCCAGAGCATTCTATGCAtcttgtttctttgtgtttgagaAATGACAGGAGACAATGGACAAGAaaggacaaagaaagaaagtacaTAATTTTATCATGCCTTTAGAATGGAATTTTTGCTGTAGGTTAAAAAGCATCCACATTTTTGACAACAATAACTTCGTTTGGCACCTTTATTGTGTCATAAGTGCATGTAAGGTCATTGTACTTTCCTGTTCTTGACTTTATAGTTTTCTAGCTGCCTTTTCAGAATTATAGGCAAATAGGCAATACTAGTCATGGTTTTGATTTGTAAAACAAACTAACTTTGTCTAAAACAGCCAAGGTGCTTTACAAAACCCACAAACGAAAGGAGAACTAACCCAGCAGAACTGTAAGgtaataaagtaataaagtTAGGCATTACTTTCATTATACACTGGGTCTTCAAAAATCAAACCATTGTATTATCCTCTGTTCATGACAAAGCCTTATAATAGTCACAAGGGAGAGTTTGTTCTGCCTTTTGCATACTGAAGGAGCCCAGTGTATGACTTCCTCTAAGGGTAGAGAAGCTCAGTGGAATCTGTGCTACAGTTTCACCAGTGATAACACTAGAAATATTTAGTGCTgtgaatgcacactcacacagtattTGTTGCCATACCACATCATAATGTGGGCTTGAGGTCACTGTGTCCTTGACACATCAAACTGATAGTGAGCCTGATTCGGCTCCTGCAGGACTCGTAGATGTGGAGCCTTTTCCAAACTGGACCTTCCCCAGGGGTAGGGCGCGATACCGAGCCTGCGGtgggcactcttaatgaaggggtAGGTTGTGATACCGAGCCTGCGGtgggcactcttaatgaaggggtAGGTTGTGATACAGAGGCTGCGGTCggcactcttaatgaaggggtAGGTTGTGATACCGAGCCTGCGGtgggcactcttaatgaaggggtAGGTTGTGATACAGAGGCTGCGGTCggcactcttaatgaaggggtagggtgtgatACAGAGGCTGCGGTCggcactcttaatgaaggggtagggtgtgatACAGAGGCTGCGGTCggcactcttaatgaaggggtagggtgtgatACAGAGGCAAACTTTGGGATGCCCTTGACAGAAATTCATGTTAACTTTTCCGCACACTGTTATACGTAGACCCACACAGGTTGTATTATGTAGGGCTACTTCTTTTATACGGATTCTCCtgctaatatcagtttcactgATATGATGTACATTACTCTTTAATAAACAAACGCGGCCATGCGGCCATTGCGGCCAGACAGGTAGAGTTAAGGTGCTGCACAGACACGAAGCCACTACCTGCATCAATGCAGGCCGGAAGTTGGAGGACTTTATAACCCGCTTTCACTCCCCACTTTGGGATGGCACTTAATATGGCAGACCCTCCACTTGTGAAAAACCCATAATGCCTCTCTCCTGAGTACTCACTGTGGGTGCATCTTGTAGAGGGAGCCATCGATGCCCACGGTGGTACGGAGGCGCGGGACGTGCTTGTTCTCCTTCAGGCGACTCAGGATGGCCCCGAGGGTGGCAGCAACGAGGTTAGCGGAGCGGTGCGAGACGATGGCGCAGACGTGCTGAACGGCAATACAGTCGTCCGTCGATGGCTCCACACCCAAACGGTTCAATATCTCTTTGGCTTTGCTCAAGCCTTCCTTGCTCCTGAAGAACAAACAACGCAAGGGTGATCATAAGTAAAAGGCCATGAACGAGCAGCAGTTAGTGCCCACTGGGATACAGCGACCACAACAATAAGGTATCATACTTCTAGACATCTATGAACATTTTCATTCATACTTCTCGATGGCTGAGACATGTTTCGTTTCAAATTTCCCCCTGGTGAGCAGCTCAGGGGTTATCCGTCCCTCGAACAGCAATCCCTCTTTGGCCATCTTCACCAGGATGAGCCTCACCAGCTCCCCCATGTACATGCCACTGACCATCTTCTCAAACCTGCAAACATGGACAACATTGTAAATGTAAAGCTCTGGTATTAAGCAgatgtccaaagcgacgtacagacAACCTACAtagaaaagtaaacaactttAGTAAGGTATACCTCTCAAGTCTTTGCAAAACACTAAGAGACACCATTATCAGGAAACCCAGCCCTGATCATATAGTTTGTATGTGTCCCACATTTACAGCACAATCGTGTCCATTAAAACTAAGAGGCAAAGGAATTATTGCAAAACCCTGATTAACCTATTTGCTAAGTGATGTCCATGCATGGGGCTTACAGTTGCTTGCCGGGGTTGAGAGATCCTCGGTCGATCTCTCTGTCAAACTCAGTGCGGATGTCCTCCAGCATCCCATCATCGCCAAAGGCGCCCCACTCTGTGTTGATGCACATCCTGCCCTCGTCTCCCTCCACCAGCTCAATATGTCTCAACTCCTCCATGTAGCACGCATTGGTCCCAGTGCCTTAAGACAAAGCCACCCAGGGCGTTGGTAAGTGACAGCAATTGCATTTGcataaacagaaagaaatagcTGGGTCCTCTAATTCAAATTTGATTGTCTCCTAGCTGGATATGATGTTTCAGGCTAGATAAGATAAAGATAAAAAGATTTGAGGGTTCTCTTACCAATGATTATGCCAACTTCACAGCGATGGTCATCAAATCCACAGGTCATCATCGTTCCGACTGTGTCATTGACAACAGCCATGATATCAGCCGAATAGTCCTAGAAATTATACATTTATTatcaaacaatacaaaatatggCTGTCTATGTTTACCATGTTTGCAAATGTGTTTCCGGTTATGCAGAACACATGAGGGAAATGCTAGTACTACTACTTACCCCGCGCTTTTTGATGGCCCTGTTTAGAAGCTGGACTACGTccataccctccactccgctggCTTTGAATCGTTTGGTCCAAGTCAGCAAAACAGCCTTGTGTAGGACAAACAATAGAGCACTTTGAATACTAAAAATATACTGTGTGTCAGATAATTCAGTGTTGTGGTGCACTTGTGGGGTTGTTAACTCAAAGTTTATCTACACATAACATAGTTGCTTTTACCTCGTCTAGTTTGGTATGTCCACAAGGGAAGGAGAAAGTAAATCCAACAGGCAGCTTTTTGTCCTTGATATTTTGCTTTTCCATAAAGTCACCAAGGCATTCGGCGACATGGTCAAACAACTGCAACACAAGATGAAGACAGCATATATGAGCTAATTTGTTTACATGATTACTTACTGCTCCGAGATACACCCTCATCTGCTGTACCTGTAATAAATGCCTTATACTTGAACTAGAACAATGTCATTGCAGCTCTTCTCTCTTGTCATCTCGTCTCCACTACTATGATTGGCACCACCACTACTGTCCTCAGTGTCCATATGAgctcatgttaatatgtaatGTGTGGTGAAGGCAGCGCTCTCTACCCTGGTTCCACTTCCGTGCATGATGTCCTCTGGGGTATCGTAGTTCTGCGTCTCCATCTGGACGGTCTGTTTCTTCTCATGAGAAACCTTCACTCGCAGGATACGGAAGTTTGAGCCTCCAAGATCCACTGCGATGAAGTCACCCTTTTCTGTCAGAAcacaagaaggaaaaaaaagggtcATTTTCAACAGCCGTGATATCATTAATGTTATGTATAAATACACAAATTGCTATAAATAGATACATTGTATTGATATGTTGACAAACGCTATTAAATAATAACTTTCCCAgaccccccatcacacacaaaacatacacagcgCATTAGAATGGCTGATGTAGACAAACATTCAATAGAGAAGAAAGAGTTCAACTGAATGATCTACTATAAGTGCTTTTGATGAGAATATCAGCTATGCAGCCTCATTCTGGCTATTGTGAAGTCAAAATGCCTTGAAGCAACATATCTCATGAGTAACTTATTCTCAGGATAGACTTCAGTAGCCAACAACTCAGTTGCCAACAACAGACAAGCTGCCTTCCAAATCTGTGCAATTTGTGTCAAGTCCCCCCTGTTTGGGATACACTGCTTGGCAATGTGAATGAGGAGGTCAACTAACCATAAAAGTGTCACTTGATTCTTTAAGAAGAGTTCCCTATaaagtgtgtagtgtgatatacAAACCACAATAAAGTGTCTTTGAAAACTGTCCGCACTTAGTTTATGACTGATATtcacaaagggagagagcagtgtggCTCCTCTCAAAATACCCCTGCTCCTAAAGCCATAATTGCTACATATGTCCTTGTTATTTTGTAATGTCAGTACACAGTGGTGTTCGGTTATGGGTCAAGATGACACGATACAAGACGAAAGCTATAAAGCCAGCATTTTTGCCAGGTTCAAAAGAGTAAAATAATTCCACAGGCTTCACACCGAGCGCTTAAATATTTTATACTGCAAATACTTGCGCTTTAgctaaaacacatttctctttgcatgggaaaaaaatattgaattgCTTATCACTCTGATAAGCTTAAACTCAGCACCGATCTTCTTCCGAGCTTATTTTGGCAggtcagagaagaagagtgggCTGAAGCCAGTCACAGCCACTAAGTAATGGCACTTTCACACAACAGT harbors:
- the hk1 gene encoding hexokinase-1 isoform X2, with the translated sequence MESDSESESLSHIDKYLYSMRFSDETLRDVMVRYGREMEKGLSKDTNPTATVKMLPTFVRSIPDGSEKGDFIAVDLGGSNFRILRVKVSHEKKQTVQMETQNYDTPEDIMHGSGTRLFDHVAECLGDFMEKQNIKDKKLPVGFTFSFPCGHTKLDEAVLLTWTKRFKASGVEGMDVVQLLNRAIKKRGDYSADIMAVVNDTVGTMMTCGFDDHRCEVGIIIGTGTNACYMEELRHIELVEGDEGRMCINTEWGAFGDDGMLEDIRTEFDREIDRGSLNPGKQLFEKMVSGMYMGELVRLILVKMAKEGLLFEGRITPELLTRGKFETKHVSAIEKSKEGLSKAKEILNRLGVEPSTDDCIAVQHVCAIVSHRSANLVAATLGAILSRLKENKHVPRLRTTVGIDGSLYKMHPQYSRRLHKTVRRLVPDSDVRFLLSESGSGKGAAMVTAWAYRLADQTRQIEETLDQFRLTKDQLLEVKRRMRVEIENGLGKKTQDKATVKMLPTYVLQTPDGSENGDFLALDLGGTNFRVLLVKIRSGKRRTVEMHNKIYAIPQEIMQGTGEELFDHIVHCISDFLDYMGMKNARLPLGFTFSFPCKQNSLDAGVLVNWTKGFKATDCEGEDVVGLLREGIKRREEFDLDVVAVVNDTVGTMMTCAYEEPTCEIGLIAGTGSNACYMEEMKNIETVEGNEGRMCVNMEWGGFGDNGCLDDIRTQYDRAVDELSLNAGKQRYEKMCSGMYLGEIVRNILIDLTKRGFLFRGQISETLKTRGIFETKFLSQIESDRLALLQVRSILQHLGLDSTCDDSIIVKEVCGTVSRRAAQICGAGMAAVVDKIRENRGLDHLNVTVGVDGTLYKLHPHFSGIMNQTVIELAPKCSVNFLLSEDGSGKGAALITAVGCRMREQEKQQS
- the hk1 gene encoding hexokinase-1 isoform X1, which gives rise to MIAAQLLAYYFTELKDDQVKKIDKYLYSMRFSDETLRDVMVRYGREMEKGLSKDTNPTATVKMLPTFVRSIPDGSEKGDFIAVDLGGSNFRILRVKVSHEKKQTVQMETQNYDTPEDIMHGSGTRLFDHVAECLGDFMEKQNIKDKKLPVGFTFSFPCGHTKLDEAVLLTWTKRFKASGVEGMDVVQLLNRAIKKRGDYSADIMAVVNDTVGTMMTCGFDDHRCEVGIIIGTGTNACYMEELRHIELVEGDEGRMCINTEWGAFGDDGMLEDIRTEFDREIDRGSLNPGKQLFEKMVSGMYMGELVRLILVKMAKEGLLFEGRITPELLTRGKFETKHVSAIEKSKEGLSKAKEILNRLGVEPSTDDCIAVQHVCAIVSHRSANLVAATLGAILSRLKENKHVPRLRTTVGIDGSLYKMHPQYSRRLHKTVRRLVPDSDVRFLLSESGSGKGAAMVTAWAYRLADQTRQIEETLDQFRLTKDQLLEVKRRMRVEIENGLGKKTQDKATVKMLPTYVLQTPDGSENGDFLALDLGGTNFRVLLVKIRSGKRRTVEMHNKIYAIPQEIMQGTGEELFDHIVHCISDFLDYMGMKNARLPLGFTFSFPCKQNSLDAGVLVNWTKGFKATDCEGEDVVGLLREGIKRREEFDLDVVAVVNDTVGTMMTCAYEEPTCEIGLIAGTGSNACYMEEMKNIETVEGNEGRMCVNMEWGGFGDNGCLDDIRTQYDRAVDELSLNAGKQRYEKMCSGMYLGEIVRNILIDLTKRGFLFRGQISETLKTRGIFETKFLSQIESDRLALLQVRSILQHLGLDSTCDDSIIVKEVCGTVSRRAAQICGAGMAAVVDKIRENRGLDHLNVTVGVDGTLYKLHPHFSGIMNQTVIELAPKCSVNFLLSEDGSGKGAALITAVGCRMREQEKQQS